One Campylobacter sputorum subsp. sputorum DNA segment encodes these proteins:
- a CDS encoding rhodanese-like domain-containing protein: MKSLKTLILAITAVFFVACGGGDSTKLSSQYLKGDEVVKEMSNPDSVIIDVRIKDQFDAGHIDGALNIPLADIDANMDKFKSLNGKKIIFYCNTGKQSGQAAKKLEEKGIKNVFNADGVKNYNYNLVK; the protein is encoded by the coding sequence ATGAAAAGTTTAAAAACTCTAATTTTAGCAATTACTGCTGTGTTTTTTGTTGCGTGTGGTGGCGGAGACTCTACAAAATTAAGCTCACAATACCTAAAAGGCGATGAGGTTGTCAAAGAGATGAGTAATCCAGATAGCGTTATCATAGATGTTAGGATAAAAGATCAATTTGATGCAGGTCATATAGATGGTGCATTAAACATTCCTTTGGCTGACATTGATGCAAATATGGATAAATTTAAAAGCCTTAATGGCAAAAAAATCATTTTTTACTGCAACACAGGAAAACAAAGCGGTCAAGCTGCTAAAAAACTCGAAGAAAAAGGCATTAAAAATGTCTTTAATGCAGATGGCGTTAAAAACTATAACTACAATCTAGTTAAATGA
- a CDS encoding TIGR04282 family arsenosugar biosynthesis glycosyltransferase — MTNAVILFTKAPISGFCKTRLYSFMSKDDAANLQNYLIKKNLEILSSVDVKIFIYLDGEYEFENFDTKKQQGENIGEKMSNALREVLNLGYKKVILIGSDLINLNKDILNLAFDILDNKNVVLSPSNDGGYSLIGLKSSRDDIFKLEKFSTNSVLKNTIEILNDKNLSYGLTPEISDIDTMGDIADYITNSKTKFLAQGEYNANFIYETKGIKKVLRIKMGSQIDVKNPSLYEYNAIKFLEPLNITPKVYEFFDKSVFLPLGGFSMEYLNGRVLNYETDLKIAANLLSKLHSFKSDKSNLKVANKPFLAMFDECKKMSSVYENFKDKDDEILNMLNTFKTSLKSMGLNDDITSKSVINTELNNSNFIIGKNSYIIDWEKPLIGDKEQDLAHFLVPTTTFFKSDTILSEKQIDIFLNEYSKILNFGEKLFKKYYKFTLFRGFSWCAFAYAQSKTSGIKSPSYEKIKYYLSSEFIGNLKKWLAS; from the coding sequence ATGACAAACGCTGTCATTTTATTTACAAAAGCTCCTATTTCGGGCTTTTGTAAAACTCGGTTGTATTCTTTTATGAGTAAAGATGATGCTGCAAATTTACAAAATTATTTAATCAAAAAAAATTTAGAAATTTTATCTAGCGTTGATGTAAAAATTTTCATATACCTTGATGGGGAGTATGAGTTTGAAAATTTTGACACTAAAAAACAGCAAGGCGAAAATATAGGCGAAAAAATGTCAAATGCACTAAGAGAAGTGTTAAATTTAGGATATAAAAAAGTCATCTTAATAGGTTCTGATTTGATAAATTTAAACAAAGATATCTTAAATTTAGCATTTGATATTTTGGATAATAAAAATGTCGTATTATCGCCAAGTAATGACGGCGGATACTCTTTAATAGGGCTAAAAAGCTCAAGAGACGATATTTTTAAGTTAGAAAAATTTAGCACAAATAGTGTTTTAAAAAATACAATTGAAATTTTAAATGATAAAAATTTAAGCTATGGTTTAACGCCAGAAATTTCAGATATCGATACAATGGGCGATATAGCCGACTATATAACAAATAGCAAAACTAAATTTTTAGCACAAGGCGAATATAATGCAAATTTCATATACGAAACAAAAGGCATTAAAAAAGTGCTAAGAATCAAAATGGGCTCACAAATAGATGTCAAAAATCCCAGTCTTTACGAATACAACGCTATTAAATTTTTAGAGCCATTAAATATAACTCCAAAAGTTTATGAATTTTTTGATAAAAGCGTATTTTTACCACTTGGCGGATTTAGTATGGAGTATTTAAATGGGAGAGTGCTAAACTATGAAACAGATTTAAAAATAGCTGCTAATTTGCTCTCAAAACTTCACTCTTTTAAATCAGATAAATCAAATTTAAAAGTGGCAAATAAGCCGTTTTTAGCTATGTTTGATGAGTGCAAAAAAATGTCAAGCGTGTATGAAAATTTCAAAGACAAAGATGATGAAATTTTAAATATGCTTAATACTTTTAAAACTAGTTTAAAAAGTATGGGATTAAATGATGACATAACAAGCAAAAGCGTGATAAATACTGAGCTAAATAACTCAAATTTCATTATAGGGAAAAACTCATATATAATAGATTGGGAAAAGCCGCTAATAGGCGATAAAGAACAGGATTTAGCACATTTTCTAGTTCCAACAACTACATTTTTTAAAAGTGACACTATTTTGAGTGAAAAACAAATAGATATATTTTTAAACGAATATAGCAAAATTTTAAATTTCGGTGAAAAATTATTTAAAAAATACTATAAATTTACCCTATTTCGCGGCTTTTCTTGGTGTGCGTTTGCATACGCACAAAGCAAAACTTCTGGCATAAAAAGTCCTTCGTATGAAAAAATTAAATATTATCTAAGTAGCGAATTCATAGGAAATTTAAAAAAATGGTTAGCATCATAG
- a CDS encoding TIGR04283 family arsenosugar biosynthesis glycosyltransferase, with protein MVSIIVPVYQERNLNQFLKQFENLKGEFEIIIVSGDKQNYNTLSFELFRCKKGRAAQMNYGVKHAKFDIIWFLHADSKIEKNSILKIENFLKTNLLGAFKIKFDNDKFLMKICAFMSNLRLKLGGIAFGDQGMFMKKEIFYTLGGFREIEIMEDYDFSLRAKKKWFKFTNTNGTIMTSSRRFVSNGIIKTMIKMQLCRLMFKLGVKQEKIIRFYNANS; from the coding sequence ATGGTTAGCATCATAGTGCCAGTTTATCAAGAAAGAAATTTAAATCAATTTTTAAAACAATTCGAAAATTTAAAAGGCGAGTTTGAAATCATAATAGTAAGTGGCGATAAGCAAAACTACAATACGCTAAGCTTTGAACTTTTTAGATGTAAAAAAGGCAGAGCCGCTCAGATGAATTATGGCGTAAAACACGCTAAATTTGACATCATCTGGTTTTTGCACGCAGATAGCAAAATAGAGAAAAACAGCATTTTAAAGATTGAAAATTTTTTAAAAACAAATCTACTTGGTGCGTTTAAAATAAAATTTGATAACGACAAATTTTTGATGAAAATATGTGCTTTTATGTCAAATTTACGACTTAAACTTGGCGGTATCGCATTTGGCGATCAAGGAATGTTTATGAAAAAAGAAATTTTTTATACTCTTGGTGGATTTAGGGAAATTGAGATAATGGAGGATTATGATTTTAGTTTAAGAGCTAAGAAAAAATGGTTTAAATTTACAAATACAAATGGCACTATAATGACGAGTTCGCGTCGTTTTGTAAGCAATGGGATAATCAAAACTATGATAAAAATGCAGCTTTGCAGACTTATGTTTAAACTGGGCGTAAAACAAGAAAAAATCATAAGGTTTTATAATGCAAATTCCTAG
- a CDS encoding (Fe-S)-binding protein, translating to MQIPRNLQNCINCSACTKKCEFLTKYELNLADFYNRPDLAYSCFLCDICTQVCPADIDGVEISLYLRKQKPKKFSYLNFTKQSPFKSPYIYANNSEKQSKEIMFFGCNFPGYFPKTTEYLIKLLAKYGIDFSIDCCGKPLYEANLKFNKTKNHLRELFDKKDVKKIITACPNCYYFFKNHHKFDDIKISSIYSKLEELGLMSIIEEKINLFFPCPDKFTKEIFDNFKKYIIFENTFKKVNCCGMGGLAKKYEPKIYQNGIEIIKEKNAENVYTYCATCAGNFQKNGIKNVKHLTSEFLGICETPSKNYLKNIMKFKFYKRSVF from the coding sequence ATGCAAATTCCTAGAAATTTACAAAACTGCATAAACTGCTCGGCTTGCACTAAAAAATGCGAATTTTTAACCAAATATGAGTTAAATTTAGCTGATTTTTATAATCGTCCAGATTTAGCTTATAGCTGTTTTTTGTGCGACATTTGTACGCAAGTTTGTCCTGCTGATATAGACGGAGTAGAAATTTCTTTGTATCTTAGAAAACAAAAACCAAAGAAATTTAGCTACTTAAATTTCACTAAACAAAGTCCGTTTAAATCGCCATATATTTACGCAAACAACTCAGAAAAGCAAAGCAAAGAAATTATGTTTTTTGGATGTAATTTTCCTGGATATTTCCCAAAAACAACTGAGTATTTGATAAAACTTTTAGCAAAATACGGAATTGATTTTAGTATTGATTGCTGCGGAAAACCGCTTTATGAAGCAAATTTAAAATTTAACAAAACAAAAAATCATCTTAGAGAACTTTTTGATAAAAAAGACGTTAAAAAAATCATCACAGCGTGTCCGAATTGTTATTATTTTTTTAAAAATCACCATAAATTTGATGACATAAAAATTTCAAGCATTTACTCAAAACTCGAAGAACTTGGGCTTATGTCAATCATAGAAGAAAAAATCAATCTCTTTTTTCCCTGTCCTGATAAATTTACAAAAGAAATATTTGATAATTTTAAAAAATATATAATATTTGAAAACACCTTTAAAAAGGTAAATTGTTGTGGAATGGGCGGTCTTGCAAAAAAATATGAGCCAAAAATATATCAAAATGGCATAGAAATTATAAAAGAAAAAAATGCCGAAAATGTCTATACTTACTGTGCAACTTGTGCTGGAAATTTTCAAAAAAATGGCATAAAAAATGTAAAACATTTAACAAGTGAGTTTTTAGGAATTTGCGAAACACCGAGCAAAAACTATCTAAAAAACATAATGAAGTTTAAATTTTATAAAAGGAGTGTATTTTGA
- the arsS gene encoding arsenosugar biosynthesis radical SAM (seleno)protein ArsS (Some members of this family are selenoproteins.) encodes MRVDEFLKSDLSVDKFKIMQVNLGNLCNLACHHCHVEANPKGVNTMDKKTADLVIKTFKENNFQTLDLTGGAPEMNDNFIYIIENLKNFAKKIIVRTNLTILDTKEYEHLPEFYAQNNITLIASLPCYTKENVDKQRGNGVFQKSIKILKKLNSLGYGKNLELNLVYNPGGAFLPGNQNELEKDYKKTLLENYGIVFSHLFTITNMPIGRFKNELEKNGKFDEYMRLLENNFNETNISNLMCKNQISVGFDGKIYNCDFNQMLGLCLNENLQNISKVSNKIILKQHCLGCVAGAGSSCGGALEK; translated from the coding sequence TTGAGAGTAGATGAGTTTTTAAAAAGTGATTTAAGTGTGGATAAATTTAAAATTATGCAAGTGAATTTAGGAAATTTATGTAATCTTGCGTGCCATCACTGCCATGTTGAAGCAAATCCAAAAGGCGTAAATACGATGGATAAAAAAACAGCGGATTTAGTCATAAAAACTTTTAAAGAAAATAACTTTCAAACGCTGGATTTAACAGGTGGTGCACCTGAAATGAATGATAATTTTATCTATATCATAGAAAATTTAAAAAATTTTGCGAAAAAAATCATCGTTAGAACAAATTTAACTATCCTTGATACAAAAGAGTATGAGCATTTGCCTGAGTTTTACGCACAAAACAACATAACTCTTATCGCAAGTCTTCCTTGTTATACAAAAGAAAATGTCGATAAACAGCGTGGAAATGGAGTTTTTCAAAAATCTATAAAAATTTTAAAAAAGCTAAATTCGCTAGGATATGGTAAAAATTTGGAGCTAAATTTAGTTTATAATCCAGGTGGTGCATTTTTACCTGGAAATCAAAATGAGCTCGAAAAAGATTATAAAAAAACGCTTTTAGAAAACTACGGCATAGTTTTTAGCCATCTTTTTACCATAACAAATATGCCAATTGGTAGATTTAAAAATGAACTAGAAAAAAATGGTAAATTTGATGAATATATGAGGCTTTTAGAAAATAATTTTAACGAAACAAATATCTCAAATTTAATGTGTAAAAATCAAATTTCAGTTGGTTTTGATGGGAAAATTTACAATTGCGATTTCAATCAAATGCTAGGGCTTTGCTTAAATGAGAATTTACAAAACATTAGCAAAGTTAGTAATAAAATCATTTTAAAACAACACTGCCTTGGATGCGTTGCCGGCGCTGGATCTAGCTGTGGTGGTGCATTAGAAAAATAA
- a CDS encoding C-GCAxxG-C-C family protein, with protein sequence MTEEEARTAFGCGQNCTQIVLNQICGDCLSTEMIKNISTCFEGGMYCGKTCGAVVGAYMAIGLKCKNAKDLKAKFDKKFINEFKSLECKDILGYDLSKKDELKEIINQNLFSKICPKAVKFAVDFLDNQN encoded by the coding sequence ATGACAGAAGAAGAAGCTAGAACTGCTTTTGGATGTGGGCAAAACTGCACGCAAATAGTGCTAAATCAAATTTGCGGCGATTGTTTATCAACAGAAATGATAAAAAACATTAGCACATGTTTTGAGGGTGGAATGTATTGTGGAAAAACTTGTGGTGCCGTAGTTGGGGCTTATATGGCAATAGGACTAAAATGCAAAAATGCAAAAGATTTAAAAGCTAAATTTGATAAAAAATTTATAAACGAGTTTAAAAGCCTTGAATGCAAAGATATACTAGGATATGATTTGAGTAAAAAAGATGAATTAAAAGAGATAATAAATCAAAATCTTTTTTCTAAAATTTGCCCAAAAGCTGTTAAATTTGCGGTTGATTTTTTGGATAATCAAAACTAA
- a CDS encoding phosphatase PAP2 family protein: protein MLSSRTCKWWIFVAFSCVLCKKKRTKAVVFVLALTLGWTMGLYKMMIGDHFLSHTIVSMLMAWLEILIISKLVYKKFNKLSFDYPKNQPQI from the coding sequence TTGTTATCCAGCAGGACATGCAAGTGGTGGATTTTCGTTGCTTTCTCTTGTGTTTTATGCAAGAAAAAAAGAACAAAAGCGGTTGTTTTTGTTCTAGCTCTTACCTTAGGTTGGACAATGGGACTATATAAGATGATGATAGGAGATCACTTTTTAAGCCACACCATTGTCTCAATGCTAATGGCATGGCTTGAAATTTTGATAATTTCTAAACTAGTTTATAAGAAATTTAATAAACTTAGTTTTGATTATCCAAAAAATCAACCGCAAATTTAA
- a CDS encoding phosphoethanolamine transferase — translation MKNKESGLIMIISALFVAFYNFTFFTNVASVYNIRENFIYFISMVVILFSFSVFFFTLFSSRYTTKPILIFVILVSSMAAYFMDNYNIVIDDTMLTNVFQTNTSETADLLSIKLFLYIIFLGIIPSIFIYKFDINYSNFKTLLFSKLKILSIFLIIIVVTMLSFSKFYTSFFREHKPLRYSINPFYWIYSVGDFSAKTLKSGNNNFVKLGKDAKIIETNQNDKNDEKKELIIVVVGEAARADHFSLNGYERQTNPLLSQENIINFPNFTSCGTSTAVSVPCMFSALGRDDFDIEEAKNQDNVLDILSRAGVEVLWIDNNSDSKNVATRMQYENFKTNQNNKICDDEECRDIGMLDGLDKFIDKNKNKDILIVLHQMGNHGPAYFKRYPKEFEKFTPVCNSNDFQECDQQSIINAYDNAILYTDYFLSEVIKFSKKYSKTYENAVIYMSDHGESLGENNIYLHGLPYAIAPQTQKHVPAFIWLGDGFFDVDSKKLKEKAKNGEFSQDYLFHTLLSIFEVQSEIYDKNLDILDGVKK, via the coding sequence GTGAAAAACAAAGAATCCGGTCTTATTATGATAATTTCGGCACTTTTTGTTGCGTTTTATAACTTTACATTTTTTACAAATGTTGCATCTGTTTATAATATAAGAGAAAATTTTATATATTTTATTTCTATGGTTGTAATTCTTTTTTCGTTTAGTGTTTTCTTTTTTACTCTTTTTAGCTCAAGATACACAACAAAACCTATACTTATTTTTGTGATTTTAGTTTCATCTATGGCGGCTTATTTTATGGATAATTATAACATTGTTATTGACGATACAATGCTTACAAATGTTTTTCAAACAAACACCTCAGAAACTGCTGATTTGCTTAGTATAAAGTTATTTTTATACATTATATTTTTAGGCATAATTCCATCTATTTTTATTTATAAATTTGATATAAATTATTCAAATTTTAAAACTTTACTTTTTTCAAAGTTAAAAATTTTAAGCATTTTTTTGATTATCATAGTTGTAACTATGCTTAGTTTTTCTAAATTTTATACATCTTTTTTTAGAGAACACAAGCCTTTAAGATATAGCATAAATCCATTTTATTGGATTTATAGTGTAGGGGATTTTAGCGCTAAAACTTTGAAAAGTGGCAATAATAATTTTGTAAAATTAGGTAAGGATGCAAAGATAATAGAAACAAATCAAAATGATAAAAATGATGAGAAAAAAGAGCTCATCATAGTTGTTGTTGGAGAAGCTGCTAGAGCCGATCATTTTAGTTTAAATGGCTATGAAAGGCAGACAAACCCGCTTTTAAGTCAAGAAAACATTATAAATTTTCCAAATTTTACAAGTTGTGGCACAAGCACGGCAGTTTCTGTGCCTTGTATGTTTTCTGCTTTAGGGCGTGATGATTTTGATATAGAAGAAGCTAAAAATCAAGATAATGTTTTAGATATTTTATCTAGGGCTGGAGTTGAGGTTTTATGGATAGATAATAACTCTGATTCAAAAAATGTCGCAACTAGAATGCAGTATGAGAATTTTAAAACTAATCAAAATAACAAAATTTGCGATGATGAAGAGTGTCGTGATATCGGAATGCTTGACGGGCTTGATAAATTTATAGATAAAAATAAAAACAAAGATATCTTAATAGTGCTTCATCAAATGGGAAATCACGGACCAGCTTATTTTAAAAGATATCCAAAAGAATTTGAGAAATTTACTCCAGTTTGCAATAGTAATGATTTTCAAGAATGCGATCAACAAAGCATAATAAATGCCTATGATAACGCTATTTTATATACTGATTATTTTTTAAGCGAGGTTATAAAATTTTCTAAAAAATACTCAAAAACGTATGAAAATGCTGTGATTTATATGAGTGATCATGGCGAAAGTTTAGGTGAAAATAATATCTATTTACATGGTTTGCCATATGCCATAGCTCCACAAACTCAAAAACATGTGCCAGCTTTTATATGGCTTGGCGATGGTTTTTTTGATGTTGATAGTAAAAAACTTAAAGAAAAGGCTAAAAACGGAGAGTTTTCACAAGACTATTTATTTCATACTTTGCTTAGTATTTTTGAAGTTCAAAGCGAAATTTATGATAAAAATTTGGATATATTAGATGGTGTCAAAAAATAG
- a CDS encoding MetQ/NlpA family ABC transporter substrate-binding protein: protein MKKIVFSLVLSFLVAGFANAAEKIVVGATPVPHAEILEVIKPELAKAGYDLDIKIFNDYVIPNVATDSGELDANFFQHLPYLEEFNKNKGTKLVSTASVHIEPMGVYSKKIKDLNELKKGAKVSIPNDPTNESRALDVLATAGLIELSNATLKTPLDITKNPKNLKFIEIEAASLPRTLDDVDISVINTNYALSVGLNPKKDALALESKDSPYANIVVVNEKNIDSKKTKALNQAIQSEAVKKFIDEKYKGAIIPAF from the coding sequence ATGAAAAAAATCGTTTTTAGTTTAGTTTTATCGTTTTTAGTAGCCGGTTTTGCCAATGCTGCTGAAAAAATAGTAGTTGGTGCCACACCTGTGCCTCACGCTGAAATTCTAGAAGTTATCAAGCCCGAACTTGCAAAAGCTGGATATGATTTGGATATAAAAATATTTAATGATTATGTTATACCAAATGTTGCAACAGATAGTGGCGAGTTAGATGCAAACTTTTTTCAACATTTGCCTTATTTAGAGGAATTTAACAAAAATAAAGGCACAAAATTAGTTAGCACAGCTTCTGTTCATATAGAGCCAATGGGTGTTTATAGTAAAAAGATAAAAGATTTAAATGAGCTTAAAAAAGGTGCAAAAGTTAGTATCCCAAATGATCCTACAAATGAGAGTAGAGCTTTGGATGTTTTAGCAACTGCCGGACTTATCGAGCTAAGTAATGCGACTTTAAAAACGCCACTTGATATAACCAAAAATCCTAAAAATCTTAAATTTATAGAGATAGAAGCAGCTAGTCTTCCTAGAACGCTTGATGATGTTGATATATCAGTTATTAATACAAATTATGCACTTAGCGTAGGTTTAAATCCTAAAAAAGATGCCCTAGCTTTAGAAAGCAAGGATAGTCCTTATGCAAATATAGTTGTGGTTAATGAAAAAAACATTGATAGCAAAAAAACCAAAGCGTTAAATCAAGCTATACAAAGCGAAGCTGTGAAAAAATTCATAGATGAAAAATATAAAGGTGCGATAATTCCTGCTTTTTAA
- a CDS encoding MetQ/NlpA family ABC transporter substrate-binding protein: MKRLFLILFIVSNLSLYAQKLAVGTLPISHGHIIEFIKPLSFDIEIKEFNDYFISNYALENGEIYLHFGIGLPYMKEFNPKNTTHIFPLDIVIINMNYVLGVNLNPKRDTLALKDRENTHVNYLIVKECSENLQS; the protein is encoded by the coding sequence ATGAAAAGATTATTTCTTATTCTGTTTATAGTCTCAAATTTAAGTTTATATGCACAAAAATTAGCTGTTGGCACTTTGCCTATTTCTCATGGTCATATTATAGAGTTTATAAAACCACTAAGTTTTGATATAGAAATAAAAGAATTTAATGACTATTTTATATCAAACTACGCTCTTGAAAATGGCGAGATATATTTGCATTTTGGTATAGGTCTTCCTTATATGAAAGAATTTAATCCAAAAAATACTACGCATATATTTCCATTAGATATTGTTATTATAAATATGAATTATGTTCTAGGAGTAAATTTAAATCCAAAAAGAGATACTCTTGCCTTAAAAGATAGAGAAAATACTCATGTAAATTATCTTATAGTAAAAGAATGTAGTGAAAATTTACAAAGCTAA
- a CDS encoding methionine ABC transporter permease, whose product MKKTMIFLSIILALFFLYPFFAGESIFESMDTAFFKDEPFFGALFDSFGVSLKEILGDKTYQIAIDILLVATWETLYMSITSTFFASIIGIALAIILVLTRQNGLMENAKVYFVLDIIVNTLRSFPFIILIIVLFPLVRLIIGTSIGTDAAIVPLTIGTAPFMARLIENALIEVDSGIVEAAKSFGASKMQIIFRVILVEAVPTLINVITLSIIVVIGFSAMAGTLGGGGLGDVAIRYGFQRFRADIMTYTVIILIVMVQIFQSMGDLIYKKVKR is encoded by the coding sequence ATGAAAAAAACTATGATATTTTTAAGTATAATTTTAGCCCTATTTTTCTTATATCCGTTTTTTGCGGGCGAGAGCATTTTTGAGAGCATGGATACAGCATTTTTTAAAGATGAGCCGTTTTTTGGAGCTCTTTTTGATAGCTTTGGAGTTAGTTTAAAAGAAATTTTAGGTGATAAAACTTATCAAATTGCTATTGATATTTTACTAGTTGCAACTTGGGAAACTTTATATATGAGCATTACTTCAACATTTTTTGCTTCCATCATAGGAATTGCACTGGCTATAATTCTTGTTTTAACTAGACAAAATGGATTAATGGAAAATGCAAAAGTATATTTTGTTCTTGACATAATAGTAAATACGCTTAGAAGTTTTCCTTTTATAATACTCATCATAGTTCTTTTTCCGCTTGTTCGCCTTATAATTGGCACAAGTATAGGAACAGACGCTGCTATCGTGCCACTTACTATAGGCACAGCTCCTTTTATGGCAAGACTTATAGAAAATGCTTTAATAGAAGTTGATAGTGGTATAGTTGAAGCTGCAAAAAGTTTTGGTGCTAGTAAAATGCAAATAATTTTTAGAGTTATTTTAGTTGAAGCAGTTCCAACTCTTATAAATGTTATAACTTTAAGCATAATAGTAGTTATCGGTTTTTCTGCTATGGCTGGAACTCTTGGTGGCGGAGGACTTGGTGATGTTGCTATAAGATATGGTTTTCAAAGATTTAGAGCAGACATAATGACATACACTGTTATTATACTTATAGTAATGGTTCAAATTTTCCAAAGTATGGGGGATTTGATTTATAAAAAAGTAAAAAGATAG
- a CDS encoding methionine ABC transporter ATP-binding protein, protein MIEVKNLIKYYGDIKVINDVSFSVKQGEIFALVGHSGAGKSTLLRCLNGLESYQNGSVKIDNKEIKELKEEELRKFRKDVGMIFQYFALMSRKTVFENIATPLVFWKYDKDYIKKRVNELLDIVGLEHKMNSYPKELSGGQKQRVAIARALALNPKILLSDEATSALDPNTTKQILELLKDINSKFGITIIIVTHEMEVVKTIAHNAILLKDGVITNKGKVHELFLKPDENMREFLGEEMILPDSGINIALYFPKEVAFECVITSMARELDVNFNIVWGKIEQLSDLVLGHLVINVEPQHKEKVVNFIKKTGVLWEILE, encoded by the coding sequence ATGATAGAAGTTAAAAATTTAATTAAATATTACGGCGATATAAAAGTTATAAATGATGTTAGTTTTAGTGTAAAACAAGGCGAGATTTTTGCCCTTGTTGGACATAGTGGGGCTGGTAAAAGCACTTTGCTTAGGTGTTTAAACGGACTAGAAAGTTATCAAAATGGAAGTGTAAAGATAGATAACAAAGAGATAAAAGAGCTAAAAGAAGAAGAGCTTCGCAAATTTAGAAAAGATGTTGGTATGATATTTCAATATTTTGCGTTAATGAGTAGAAAAACTGTGTTTGAAAATATCGCAACGCCGCTTGTTTTTTGGAAATATGACAAAGATTATATAAAAAAAAGAGTAAATGAACTTTTAGATATCGTTGGATTAGAGCATAAAATGAACTCATATCCTAAAGAGCTTAGTGGTGGACAAAAGCAAAGAGTTGCCATAGCTAGGGCTTTAGCATTAAATCCTAAAATTTTACTTAGTGATGAAGCAACTTCCGCACTTGATCCAAATACTACAAAACAAATTTTAGAACTTTTAAAAGATATAAACTCAAAATTTGGCATAACTATAATCATAGTTACACATGAAATGGAAGTTGTAAAAACAATCGCACATAATGCTATTTTACTAAAAGATGGAGTTATTACAAATAAAGGTAAGGTTCATGAACTGTTTTTAAAACCTGATGAGAATATGCGAGAGTTTTTAGGCGAAGAGATGATTTTACCAGATAGTGGTATAAATATAGCACTTTACTTTCCAAAAGAAGTAGCATTTGAATGCGTGATAACATCAATGGCAAGAGAACTTGATGTAAATTTTAATATCGTTTGGGGCAAAATCGAGCAGTTAAGCGACTTAGTTTTAGGACATTTAGTTATAAATGTTGAGCCGCAGCACAAAGAAAAAGTTGTAAATTTCATCAAAAAAACAGGTGTTTTATGGGAAATTTTAGAGTAA